A section of the Acanthopagrus latus isolate v.2019 chromosome 20, fAcaLat1.1, whole genome shotgun sequence genome encodes:
- the LOC119009308 gene encoding 5'(3')-deoxyribonucleotidase, mitochondrial-like isoform X2, which translates to MLLLSGTTRLLGRGTTLLRDPVKRICVNMSSTSASGKRLRVLVDMDGVLADFEGGFLKKYRARYPSEPYITLDDRRGFWVSTQYGRLRSDLCEKAISIWESKDFFIELEPLPGGVEAVKEMAKMDNTDVFICTSPIKQYKHCPYEKYAWVEKHLGHDFLEQVILTRDKTLITGDILIDDKPDILAAL; encoded by the exons ATGTTGTTACTGTCCGGCACAACACGCCTACTCGGAAGGGGAACAACTTTGCTTCGTGATCCGGTTAAGAGGATTTGCGTAAACATGTCgtccacctctgcctctggtAAGAGACTGCGGGTTCTGGTCGACATGGACGGGGTCCTGGCAGACTTCGAGGGCGGGTTCCTGAAGAAGTACCGGGCCAGGTACCCCAGCGAGCCCTACATCACCCTGGATGACAGGAGGGGGTTCTGGGTGTCGACGCAGTACGGGCGGCTGAGGAGTGACCTGTGT gaAAAAGCCATCAGTATCTGGGAGTCCAAGGACTTCTTCATAGAACTGGAACCACTGCCTGGAGGAGTGGAGGCGGTCAAGGAGATGGCCAAGATGGATAA CACAGATGTCTTTATTTGCACCAGCCCaataaaacagtacaaacactGCCCATATGAGAAG TATGCCTGGGTAGAGAAACATTTGGGCCATGATTTCCTGGAGCAGGTCATCCTGACCAGAGACAAGACGTTAATCACCGGAGATATCCTCATAGATGACAAGCCTGACATTTTAG CCGCTTTGTGA
- the LOC119009308 gene encoding 5'(3')-deoxyribonucleotidase, mitochondrial-like isoform X1, with amino-acid sequence MLLLSGTTRLLGRGTTLLRDPVKRICVNMSSTSASGKRLRVLVDMDGVLADFEGGFLKKYRARYPSEPYITLDDRRGFWVSTQYGRLRSDLCEKAISIWESKDFFIELEPLPGGVEAVKEMAKMDNTDVFICTSPIKQYKHCPYEKYAWVEKHLGHDFLEQVILTRDKTLITGDILIDDKPDILGVEPKPTWEHILFTACHNKHQPTSPSQRRLLSWSDDWRAILDSKRQ; translated from the exons ATGTTGTTACTGTCCGGCACAACACGCCTACTCGGAAGGGGAACAACTTTGCTTCGTGATCCGGTTAAGAGGATTTGCGTAAACATGTCgtccacctctgcctctggtAAGAGACTGCGGGTTCTGGTCGACATGGACGGGGTCCTGGCAGACTTCGAGGGCGGGTTCCTGAAGAAGTACCGGGCCAGGTACCCCAGCGAGCCCTACATCACCCTGGATGACAGGAGGGGGTTCTGGGTGTCGACGCAGTACGGGCGGCTGAGGAGTGACCTGTGT gaAAAAGCCATCAGTATCTGGGAGTCCAAGGACTTCTTCATAGAACTGGAACCACTGCCTGGAGGAGTGGAGGCGGTCAAGGAGATGGCCAAGATGGATAA CACAGATGTCTTTATTTGCACCAGCCCaataaaacagtacaaacactGCCCATATGAGAAG TATGCCTGGGTAGAGAAACATTTGGGCCATGATTTCCTGGAGCAGGTCATCCTGACCAGAGACAAGACGTTAATCACCGGAGATATCCTCATAGATGACAAGCCTGACATTTTAG GAGTGGAGCCCAAGCCAACGTGGGAGCACATCCTGTTCACCGCCTGCCACAACAAGCACCAACCCACCAGCCCGTCCCAGAGACGACTCCTGTCTTGGTCAGACGACTGGAGGGCCATCCTGGACAGCAAGAGGCAGTGA